From the genome of Dehalobacter sp. 12DCB1, one region includes:
- a CDS encoding DegV family protein, which yields MPVRIITDSTSDLPGYIIEKYNITIVSLKVLFGEEEYRDGIDITNEEFYAKMARHKELPTTAQVNPGEFVAEFAKHVDQGDEIIGIFISSKLSGTYNSAVMAREIMNKGRIYVIDSNSATFGLGLLVIEAAEMAAAGKSAEEIVQTIEILKDQVQFYGVIENLENLKKGGRLSATSAFAGSILGIKPIISIKDGAVIVVGKARGRKKAFFWILENLKNNHVDLNNKRICIAQAAAPESLEEFKQIILKEYVPKEIVVFSLGPVIGTHAGAGCIGISCLG from the coding sequence ATGCCAGTCAGGATTATTACGGACAGTACCAGTGATCTCCCCGGCTATATAATAGAGAAATATAACATTACGATTGTGTCGTTGAAAGTCTTGTTTGGGGAAGAGGAATACAGGGACGGAATTGATATTACCAACGAAGAGTTTTACGCTAAAATGGCCAGGCATAAAGAACTGCCGACGACAGCCCAGGTGAATCCGGGTGAATTTGTCGCGGAATTTGCCAAACACGTAGACCAAGGCGATGAAATCATCGGTATTTTTATTTCTTCCAAGCTGAGCGGAACGTATAATTCCGCTGTGATGGCCAGGGAGATCATGAATAAGGGCAGAATCTATGTAATCGACTCTAATAGCGCCACTTTCGGACTTGGACTATTGGTCATTGAGGCAGCCGAAATGGCCGCTGCAGGTAAAAGTGCGGAAGAGATCGTTCAAACAATTGAGATTCTGAAAGATCAGGTTCAATTCTATGGTGTTATTGAAAATCTAGAGAATCTGAAAAAAGGCGGAAGACTATCAGCGACCAGTGCATTTGCCGGCAGTATCCTGGGTATTAAGCCAATTATTTCTATCAAAGATGGAGCCGTCATTGTCGTCGGAAAAGCCAGAGGAAGAAAGAAAGCCTTCTTTTGGATTCTGGAAAACCTAAAAAACAACCATGTGGATTTGAATAATAAGAGAATCTGTATTGCTCAGGCTGCAGCACCTGAGAGTCTGGAGGAATTTAAACAGATCATTCTCAAAGAATATGTGCCAAAAGAAATTGTGGTATTTTCGCTAGGCCCTGTGATTGGAACCCACG